The Papaver somniferum cultivar HN1 chromosome 3, ASM357369v1, whole genome shotgun sequence genome includes a region encoding these proteins:
- the LOC113358126 gene encoding uncharacterized protein LOC113358126, with translation MEGFGVPGFDNVAQAVRKKRSSASRRPRPDSSTPPSDNVSKVSSDENNGYEANFRRKEFNLNTLSARVPSANKAEGETSFKRLKKDGGSFGEVDGYYKNGTSKGSSEHGRNKLDLKRCSEGVLAPANWKSTGKVEEHSQSRSDKLENDMVNGNNDERRPSDGIGNENKLRKVKLKVGGVTRTLHAKSSADGASGGEPSIKLSRSLEAPRPRPKLILQDNSDDDESPPPPKGIGLQGVRWKDFSCEGFGQVKEESSKKKMVEESEGVRKSKRPPKRRVLDGEFDDGEEDEEIRYLEKLRMSKASMDSGADCDDDEEEGSKKHRKISRVSKIRMVNEDYKDDVEYASSRSGKKKSRSDWGSDDAEYVEELVSDEDPDVKRKKLKKDTDDLVMEGKKEMTLTTRQRALQSGKDISSASGTSLIEFPNGLPPAPPRKNKEKLSEVEQQLKKAEAAQRRRLQVEKAARESEAEAIRKILGQDSSRKKREDKLKKRRDEIAQEKADNAITLPPNTIRWTSNPAGTTVTFSQEIGLPSLFSSKPISYPPPREKCAGPSCTNAYRYRDSKTKLPLCSLECYRAVQELMQ, from the exons ATGGAAGGTTTTGGTGTTCCAGGGTTCGACAATGTAGCCCAGGCTGTGAGGAAGAAACGGAGTTCTGCTTCTCGAAGGCCTCGTCCTGATTCATCTACCCCACCTTCAGACAACGTCAGCAAGGTTTCAAGTGATGAGAACAATGGTTATGAAGCAAATTTCCGGAGGAAAGAATTCAATCTGAATACACTTTCTGCTAGGGTCCCATCTGCTAACAAAGCTGAAGGTGAAACCTCTTTTAAAAGGCTTAAGAAGGATGGGGGGTCATTTGGAGAAGTTGATGGGTATTACAAAAATGGTACTTCTAAAGGCAGCAGTGAGCATGGGCGTAACAAATTGGATCTTAAACGCTGCAGTGAAGGTGTGCTAGCCCCGGCTAATTGGAAAAGCACAGGTAAGGTTGAGGAACATTCTCAATCGCGATCAGATAAGCTGGAGAACGATATGGTAAACGGAAATAATGATGAGAGACGGCCTTCTGATGGAATAGGAAATGAGAACAAGCTTAGAAAGGTGAAGCTCAAAGTTGGGGGTGTCACTCGTACACTACATGCTAAGTCTTCAGCTGATGGTGCCTCTGGTGGTGAACCTTCCATCAAGTTGTCTCGCTCTTTGGAGGCCCCTCGGCCACGTCCAAAGCTTATTCTACAG GACAACTCAGATGATGATGAATCCCCTCCTCCCCCAAAGGGTATAGGTTTGCAAGGAGTTCGATGGAAGGATTTTTCATGTGAGGGTTTTGGTCAAGTAAAAGAGGAATCTTCAAAGAAAAAGATGGTTGAAGAGAGTGAGGGAGTTCGTAAAAGCAAGCGTCCCCCAAAACGCCGAGTATTAGATGGGGAATTTGATGATGGAGAGGAAGATGAGGAGATTCGGTACCTAGAGAAACTCAGAATGTCAAAGGCCTCGATGGATTCTGGTGCTGATTGTGATGACGATGAGGAAGAAGGAAGCAAGAAGCATAGAAAGATATCCAGGGTCTCTAAGATTAGAATGGTTAACGAAGATTACAAGGATGATGTGGAGTATGCTTCATCTCGATCTGGCAAGAAGAAATCGAGATCAGATTGGGGATCCGATGATGCAGAATATGTAGAAGAATTGGTGTCTGATGAGGACCCAGATGTGAAGAGGAAGAAGCTAAAGAAGGACACtgatgatttggtgatggaagGTAAGAAGGAAATGACTCTCACGACCCGTCAACGTGCTCTTCAGTCGGGTAAAGACATCTCATCTGCATCTGGCACAAGTCTTATTGAATTCCCAAATGGGTTACCACCTGCCCCTCCAAGAa AGAATAAGGAGAAGCTTTCTGAAGTTGAGCAGCAGCTGAAGAAAGCTGAGGCTGCTCAAAGACGGAGATTGCAAGTGGAGAAGGCTGCTAGAGAGTCCGAG GCAGAGGCAATCAGGAAGATACTAGGTCAGGATTCTAGTAGGAAGAAGCGGGAAGATAAGTTGAAGAAACGCCGTGATGAAATAGCACAA GAGAAGGCTGACAATGCTATAACGTTGCCACCCAACACCATCAGATGGACCAGTAATCCTGCCGGGACTACTGTTACCTTTTCCCAAGAAATAGGCCTGCCAAGTCTATTCAGTTCGAAGCCTATCAG TTATCCTCCGCCGCGTGAGAAGTGTGCAGGTCCATCATGCACTAATGCATATAGGTATCGTGATTCGAAGACAAAACTTCCCTTGTGTAGTCTTGAATGCTACAGAGCTGTGCAGGAGCTGATGCAGTAG